One segment of Anatilimnocola aggregata DNA contains the following:
- a CDS encoding alpha/beta hydrolase encodes MRTIGLFAAFVAFLFYPAIVPDASAQKGAPQRAKPPQGFVAEYDVKYVPNGDEAQALDIYYPETATDKPQPLLIWIHGGGWSGGSKAGIPYLSQLPRGYVVASIEYRFSQKAPFPAQIQDCQAAIRFLRANAKKYSIDPERIGVGGASAGGHLAALVGTSGGKKAFPMIGGNEDQSDRVQAVCDIFGPTNFWTVVTQAEEDKNVKNIFKWNSGDPYSRLIAAKLGEDKAKCDAVSPVHYVSKDNPPFLILHGDHDTLVPYAQSVELKELLDKSGVEATLQKLPGAGHGGASFALPALAKLTVSFFDKHLKGIDAKIEALPESEVTVKAASPAKK; translated from the coding sequence ATGCGTACGATTGGTCTGTTTGCCGCGTTCGTGGCATTCCTCTTCTATCCCGCGATCGTGCCTGATGCCTCGGCACAAAAGGGAGCCCCGCAGCGCGCGAAGCCACCCCAGGGCTTTGTCGCCGAGTACGACGTGAAGTACGTACCCAACGGCGATGAGGCGCAAGCGCTGGATATCTATTATCCGGAAACCGCGACCGACAAACCGCAGCCGTTATTGATTTGGATTCATGGCGGCGGTTGGAGTGGCGGAAGTAAGGCAGGAATCCCTTATTTGAGTCAGTTGCCGCGCGGCTACGTCGTGGCGAGCATCGAGTATCGCTTCAGCCAGAAGGCGCCGTTCCCCGCGCAGATTCAAGATTGCCAGGCCGCGATCCGTTTTCTGCGTGCCAATGCCAAGAAGTACAGCATCGATCCCGAGCGGATCGGCGTGGGTGGTGCATCGGCGGGTGGCCATCTCGCCGCGCTCGTGGGGACCAGTGGCGGTAAGAAGGCCTTTCCGATGATCGGCGGCAACGAAGATCAATCGGATCGCGTGCAGGCGGTTTGCGATATCTTCGGCCCCACGAATTTTTGGACTGTCGTCACGCAGGCCGAAGAAGACAAGAATGTGAAGAACATCTTCAAGTGGAACAGCGGCGATCCCTACTCCCGCTTGATCGCCGCCAAGTTGGGCGAAGACAAAGCCAAGTGCGACGCCGTCAGCCCGGTGCATTACGTTAGCAAGGACAACCCGCCGTTCCTCATTCTGCACGGCGATCACGACACGCTCGTCCCTTACGCCCAGAGCGTGGAGTTAAAAGAACTGCTCGACAAATCGGGAGTCGAAGCCACGCTGCAGAAACTTCCCGGCGCTGGTCACGGCGGTGCATCATTCGCACTGCCGGCCCTCGCCAAACTTACCGTCTCGTTCTTCGACAAGCATCTCAAGGGCATCGACGCCAAGATCGAAGCCTTGCCCGAGAGCGAAGTCACTGTGAAGGCTGCCTCGCCGGCGAAGAAGTGA
- a CDS encoding methylated-DNA--[protein]-cysteine S-methyltransferase, translating into MPFDKSPCYQPMNATTHFSYIDSPLGQLFAQGSEQFVTGLYLPDHKGWQGADIDCQQSDAPFAALREQLAEYFAGERQQFDVALQLLGTPFQQRVWQELVRIPFGETITYGELARRVGQPTAARAVGHANGRNPISILVPCHRVIGTSGKLTGYAGGVERKEWLLAWEHSIVRSESSPLPRSQQFVTAHP; encoded by the coding sequence ATGCCTTTTGATAAAAGTCCTTGCTACCAACCAATGAACGCGACGACTCACTTCAGTTACATCGATTCCCCGCTGGGCCAGTTGTTCGCGCAAGGGAGCGAACAATTCGTGACCGGGCTGTATTTGCCCGATCACAAAGGGTGGCAAGGAGCAGACATTGACTGTCAACAATCCGACGCTCCCTTCGCTGCGCTGCGCGAGCAACTGGCCGAATACTTTGCCGGCGAGCGACAGCAGTTCGATGTGGCACTCCAACTGCTGGGGACGCCGTTTCAACAACGCGTCTGGCAAGAGCTAGTGCGAATTCCCTTTGGCGAAACGATCACGTATGGCGAACTTGCCCGGCGCGTCGGCCAACCCACTGCAGCCCGCGCCGTGGGGCACGCCAACGGGCGCAATCCGATTTCGATCCTCGTGCCGTGCCATCGTGTGATTGGCACCAGTGGCAAACTAACCGGCTATGCCGGCGGGGTCGAACGAAAGGAATGGCTGCTGGCGTGGGAACATTCTATTGTGAGAAGTGAAAGTTCTCCGCTTCCAAGATCGCAGCAGTTCGTTACCGCCCATCCATAG
- a CDS encoding prenyltransferase/squalene oxidase repeat-containing protein — protein MPYVQPAMLGAIGPDYTLQWVLFAGLSVWTLLLLAIMWTRWGQARPLVKCVALSIFAHLLLVLFMWGTRVLSMLPPGESLAGTVHVRLVEDTGDENLTPWTDPTEEPADKPPENGAPPLMPAPPAEAQPAEETKPEPSESPPAEQSPQPAQQVAQDTPPPPTPELPMNLAADEAAPPPDNALRQPDNGFAQNQLREAPPAEPMPEMPRMLEDPLQPARQYVPIAQPAAAPRRAADGETVAPQLQLRMRADRFEVAKRYGATPDSERAVRAALVWLVANQHDDGRWLAAAHGAGRETRALGQDRQGAGQKADTGITGLALLAFLAAGQTHLEGEHREHIQHGLEFLLASQAENGSLSGQAELFAAMYCHGIATLALTEAYALTGDRRLHAPVQAAINYTLEAQHVNGGWRYQPHDAGDLSQFGWQLMALKSAEMGGLPIPDQTRVRMIRFLRTVSAGRYKGLASYRPGEVATRPMTAEALACRFFLDADNSPETIEEAAAFISQELPRGDRINLYYWYYGTLALFQKQDADWVRWNNALQAELLPRQRGDGQFLGSWDPDQVWGGYGGRVYSTSLACLCLEASYRYLPVYADPVGADRLTEVPGSPFSPARPR, from the coding sequence GTGCCCTACGTGCAACCAGCAATGCTCGGCGCCATTGGGCCGGACTACACCCTGCAATGGGTGCTGTTCGCGGGGCTGTCGGTCTGGACGTTGCTGTTGCTGGCCATCATGTGGACGCGCTGGGGGCAAGCTCGCCCGCTGGTGAAGTGCGTCGCGTTGTCGATCTTCGCGCACTTGCTCCTCGTCTTGTTCATGTGGGGCACGCGCGTTCTCTCGATGCTGCCTCCCGGCGAGTCGCTGGCTGGCACCGTTCACGTCCGGCTGGTCGAAGATACCGGCGATGAAAACTTGACGCCATGGACCGATCCCACTGAAGAGCCAGCCGACAAGCCCCCAGAAAACGGTGCGCCGCCGCTGATGCCCGCGCCACCGGCCGAAGCACAACCGGCGGAAGAGACAAAACCGGAGCCCAGCGAATCGCCACCAGCGGAGCAGTCGCCTCAGCCGGCGCAGCAAGTGGCCCAGGATACTCCGCCGCCACCGACACCTGAATTGCCAATGAATCTCGCCGCTGATGAAGCGGCACCGCCACCCGACAATGCCCTGCGCCAGCCCGATAATGGCTTCGCGCAGAATCAACTGCGCGAAGCGCCACCCGCGGAACCAATGCCCGAGATGCCGCGCATGCTCGAAGATCCGTTGCAGCCAGCCCGGCAGTATGTGCCGATCGCGCAGCCGGCCGCAGCGCCGCGCCGCGCTGCGGACGGCGAGACCGTGGCTCCCCAGTTGCAACTGCGAATGCGGGCCGATCGTTTTGAAGTCGCCAAGCGGTATGGGGCCACGCCCGACAGCGAACGCGCGGTGCGAGCAGCGCTGGTGTGGCTCGTTGCCAATCAACACGACGATGGCCGTTGGTTGGCCGCGGCTCACGGCGCTGGTCGCGAGACCCGCGCGCTGGGGCAAGATCGTCAAGGCGCTGGACAGAAAGCAGATACCGGAATTACGGGCCTGGCGCTGCTCGCGTTTTTAGCTGCCGGTCAAACGCATCTCGAAGGAGAGCATCGCGAGCATATTCAGCATGGGCTTGAATTCCTGCTCGCCAGTCAGGCCGAGAATGGAAGCCTCTCTGGCCAGGCAGAACTCTTCGCCGCCATGTATTGCCACGGCATCGCCACACTCGCACTTACAGAAGCCTATGCCCTGACCGGCGATCGCCGTCTGCATGCTCCCGTTCAAGCTGCGATTAACTACACGCTTGAAGCGCAGCACGTGAATGGTGGCTGGCGCTATCAACCGCACGATGCGGGAGATTTGAGTCAGTTTGGTTGGCAGTTGATGGCGCTTAAGTCGGCCGAAATGGGCGGGCTCCCCATTCCCGATCAAACGCGCGTGCGGATGATTCGCTTTCTGCGCACCGTTTCGGCGGGGCGGTACAAAGGGCTAGCCAGTTATCGCCCGGGCGAAGTGGCCACACGACCCATGACTGCCGAAGCGCTCGCTTGTCGCTTTTTTCTCGATGCCGACAATAGCCCCGAAACGATCGAGGAGGCAGCTGCTTTCATCAGCCAGGAATTGCCACGCGGCGACCGGATCAATTTGTATTACTGGTATTACGGCACGCTGGCGCTGTTTCAAAAACAGGATGCCGACTGGGTGCGTTGGAACAACGCGCTGCAAGCCGAACTGCTGCCGCGGCAGCGGGGCGATGGTCAGTTTCTCGGCAGTTGGGATCCCGATCAGGTTTGGGGCGGTTACGGTGGTCGTGTATATAGCACGTCTCTCGCGTGTCTCTGCCTCGAAGCTTCGTACCGCTACTTGCCCGTCTATGCGGACCCTGTTGGTGCCGATCGGCTCACCGAAGTTCCGGGTTCGCCGTTTTCTCCCGCCAGGCCGCGCTAA
- a CDS encoding ExbD/TolR family protein, with protein MPLKMHQDEMPQINLTPMVDIIFQLIIFFMVGSRFTEMDKKVDVSVPQVANAAQLPTAPTRYVVNVHRDGNITFNNQPVTLQSLTQELKTARQTKTDLNVVVRGDADGPLQNVAAVLTACRQAGVADVGISVRGGVKER; from the coding sequence ATGCCACTGAAGATGCATCAAGACGAGATGCCGCAGATCAACCTCACGCCGATGGTCGATATCATTTTTCAGCTCATCATTTTTTTCATGGTGGGCTCGCGCTTCACGGAGATGGACAAGAAGGTGGACGTCAGCGTGCCGCAGGTCGCGAACGCCGCGCAGCTGCCGACCGCGCCCACGCGCTACGTGGTGAACGTGCACCGCGATGGCAACATCACCTTCAACAACCAGCCGGTGACCTTGCAAAGCTTGACGCAGGAACTGAAGACCGCGCGCCAAACCAAGACCGACTTGAACGTGGTGGTGCGCGGCGATGCCGATGGTCCTCTGCAAAATGTGGCGGCAGTCCTCACTGCTTGTCGCCAGGCCGGCGTGGCCGATGTGGGAATTTCTGTCCGCGGTGGAGTCAAGGAGCGATAG
- a CDS encoding MotA/TolQ/ExbB proton channel family protein — translation MKLSLAPLGGGLLLLALVAGEAALGQQPGIAPVAAVAPPAPPQEATKSLLTTFHDGGPVMYPIAVCSFLLVIFVCERFVSLRRGQVVPKPFVTRIFEQLREGQLDREQAIALCEKNGSPVALVLAGGFKKWGRTAVEVEQAVLDSGERVANQLRKYLRLFNGISQVAPLLGLLGTVMGMISSFNAISASQESGQREMMASGIAEALITTAAGMLIAIPALLAYLHFVSRVDQLVTEIDSHGQKLVEMVSADGLERLAQARNPTKRSKAA, via the coding sequence ATGAAGTTGTCGCTCGCGCCCCTTGGCGGCGGACTCTTGTTGCTTGCGCTCGTTGCTGGCGAAGCTGCGCTCGGCCAACAACCCGGCATTGCACCGGTGGCGGCAGTCGCGCCGCCAGCACCGCCTCAGGAAGCGACCAAGAGCCTGCTGACGACTTTTCATGACGGCGGACCGGTGATGTATCCCATCGCGGTCTGCTCTTTTTTGCTGGTGATTTTCGTCTGCGAGCGGTTCGTCAGTTTGCGCCGCGGTCAGGTCGTTCCCAAGCCGTTTGTCACACGTATTTTCGAACAGCTGCGCGAGGGGCAACTCGACCGCGAACAGGCAATCGCCCTGTGCGAAAAAAACGGCAGCCCGGTCGCGCTGGTGCTGGCTGGCGGCTTTAAGAAGTGGGGTCGCACGGCAGTCGAAGTCGAACAAGCCGTCCTCGACTCTGGTGAGCGCGTTGCGAATCAACTGCGCAAATACCTGCGGCTATTCAACGGCATCTCGCAGGTCGCTCCGCTGCTCGGGCTGCTGGGCACGGTGATGGGGATGATCTCGTCGTTCAACGCCATTTCTGCTTCGCAAGAATCGGGACAGCGCGAAATGATGGCCTCCGGCATTGCCGAAGCTCTCATCACCACCGCGGCCGGCATGCTGATCGCCATTCCCGCGCTGCTCGCCTATCTCCACTTTGTCAGCCGCGTCGATCAACTGGTGACGGAGATCGATTCGCACGGTCAGAAGCTGGTCGAAATGGTTTCGGCCGATGGGCTCGAACGCCTGGCGCAGGCCCGCAATCCGACGAAGCGGTCAAAAGCAGCCTAG
- a CDS encoding beta strand repeat-containing protein, which yields MTTLGRRNRFATSSRTAAAQKLARQKLAQRRSLWAEQLESRELMAGDVAPTLFRSPFWNIQQPRDVNADGRVTAMDALRIINYLNVNGSRTVVSPAGAAAGEGVGPEPDSYLDVNNDTRISAMDALQVINQLNSGGTGDPMIKLTVQIVAAGTNDDLNTISKGGSYELRVLTEDLGVLNYMSLNRDPTLLDGSTALGVSTSFFDVLYSTDKTDVQVNESQIIFISGTPTTNGTFTLTVVQNGVPKTTAAIPFAANRATTAGNIQTALDAVLGGTATEVTHEPSGGNNRWRVRFLNQMSNQDVPEMTGNVTGLGTAAITITESIKGTTTNPAAYTDALKLRTRYDADGNPLNDAPPFFQDNRQGFRMATGINDVGGTQFFDPYQGTTPTEILRVRMNALDAGLVNFNLSLADIADGLETGVVGFGIPVTTDLIMITGDSLEITEPLNAGDDSATTTEGSVTPININVTSNDVNVAPTPNTAKTVISVDTTGTLGTVQIISASTIRYTPPGGDFNGIDTFKYTVRDQASPTFNTDVATVNITINAVNDAPTISFSGTSPQTFNEDQSRTFSSGGGNQITVNDVDAAAPALLTLTLNVGAGNGTLTLFGVTGLTNVTGNNSSTISAQGTLADLNNAINGLTYTPVPGAFGSKTLAVTINDNGNTGGAPQSSTLNIPLVITPINDAPTINVGFASPVANIEGDALLFSSGAGRLITVADQDSGSSPVVVTLAVNAANRINVPAATGVTIGTNNTSTVTLTGNVADVSAALNGFTYTSVVGFGGQSDTLNITINDQGNTGGGALTANASVTINVAPAVRPFAASDSLTVEEDSASGALNTVDVLANDLVNPTPVGTKARLLSFVGTTPNGGTVTRDLGTLPDDTDDKLIYVPAPDFFGADTISYTLRDTSGVGADSIGTVNVTVRPMNDAPTAIDDALSSIAEDSGPRTITAITLTGNDLKGPSNEAGQTLTITSVSNVVGGTASVVAGDVVFTPAADFNGTASFDYTIQDNGQTAGANDFKSDTGSATFTITEVNDAPVAVNDPIASIAEDSGTRTIPFASLLGNDTKGAANESGQTLNITSVTSGTGGTVSISGTNVLFTPTQDFNGAASFTYTVTDDGTTNGVANAKSANGTVTFSITAVNDAPDADDDTVTTGEGQQVDIAVLLNDSDVDASPTFISQDNLLTSGTTISIISGPSHGTASVVNGKIRYTPDAFYNGSDEITYQLNDNDSTTPGPLTSTIATVSITVQEKNDPPVAVADTATTNEDIAVSIDVFNNDSDPDTANTLWSFVPMQQPTHGTISFNPTTRRVVYTPEADYNGPDSFTYKINDNSPFTPPSLESNEVTVSITVVEVNDAPVAVNDPTGVPFTAIIDRPRDFNITTDLLSNDSKGAANESGQTLTLDSFQATTANGTVTRNGNILTYTPNPGYSGLDSFSYTIIDNGTTNGVNDFKTSTATVNIDVKNFIPTDVEGYVYIDYDNDGVFDANEKALSGAQITLAGTSLVTGLPIVPITLTTGMDGHYFFNDVEPGNYTLTEAAPMGLRDGKETAGLAAAANPGNANDVIQLTLPLFGIAGGVSVNSFGEGTIDANQLEDSQGLIGEILASSTQNGYVISTDLAGDAFWSWALNGWSNTHSIKVTLSADLSRALLECTDGFGNSFSTTIFQDPFNIDNPNRNNPNHTAAMARFRILGRDASDNYIIRLDGRATDFFGASGASLASVPVMSAGEATSAGEYTNGVDAAMAAGSWA from the coding sequence ATGACAACTCTCGGTCGTCGTAACCGTTTTGCCACTTCGTCGCGTACTGCGGCTGCCCAAAAACTGGCTCGCCAGAAGTTGGCTCAACGCCGCTCGCTCTGGGCCGAACAGCTCGAATCTCGCGAACTAATGGCCGGCGATGTCGCCCCCACGCTCTTTCGCAGCCCCTTTTGGAATATCCAACAGCCCCGCGACGTGAACGCAGACGGTCGCGTGACGGCTATGGATGCCCTGCGAATCATCAACTATCTCAACGTCAATGGTTCGCGGACCGTCGTCAGTCCTGCAGGTGCCGCCGCCGGTGAAGGCGTTGGCCCCGAGCCCGACTCCTACCTGGACGTCAATAACGATACCCGTATTTCGGCCATGGACGCGCTCCAGGTCATCAATCAGCTGAACTCGGGCGGTACTGGCGACCCGATGATCAAGCTGACGGTGCAGATTGTCGCCGCTGGCACGAACGATGACCTGAACACCATCAGCAAGGGTGGCTCATATGAACTGCGGGTCTTGACCGAAGACCTGGGCGTCTTGAACTACATGAGTCTTAATCGTGATCCCACGCTCCTCGATGGCAGTACCGCACTCGGCGTCTCCACGTCCTTCTTCGATGTGCTGTACAGTACTGACAAAACCGATGTCCAGGTCAACGAAAGCCAGATCATCTTCATCTCTGGCACTCCGACGACCAATGGCACGTTTACATTGACCGTAGTCCAAAACGGCGTACCGAAAACGACTGCAGCGATCCCGTTTGCAGCCAATCGCGCCACGACCGCCGGGAACATCCAAACTGCTCTCGATGCCGTGCTGGGCGGAACCGCGACCGAAGTGACTCACGAGCCTTCCGGTGGCAATAATCGTTGGCGTGTTCGCTTCCTCAATCAGATGAGTAATCAAGACGTTCCTGAAATGACGGGCAACGTTACCGGCCTGGGAACTGCCGCGATCACCATTACCGAATCGATTAAGGGAACCACCACCAACCCGGCTGCGTACACCGACGCCTTGAAGTTGCGAACTCGCTACGATGCCGACGGCAATCCGCTCAACGATGCCCCTCCCTTCTTCCAAGACAATCGACAAGGTTTCCGCATGGCAACCGGCATCAACGATGTCGGCGGAACCCAGTTCTTTGACCCGTACCAGGGAACAACGCCGACCGAAATCCTCCGCGTCCGCATGAACGCGCTCGATGCTGGCCTCGTCAATTTCAATCTGTCGCTGGCAGATATTGCCGACGGTCTCGAAACTGGTGTGGTCGGATTCGGCATTCCCGTCACAACAGACCTGATCATGATCACGGGCGATTCGCTTGAGATTACTGAACCGCTGAACGCTGGCGACGATTCGGCAACCACGACCGAAGGCAGCGTTACGCCAATCAACATCAATGTCACCAGTAACGACGTCAACGTCGCCCCGACACCCAACACCGCGAAAACGGTAATCAGCGTCGATACGACCGGCACCCTCGGTACCGTGCAGATCATCTCTGCCTCGACCATTCGCTACACGCCACCAGGCGGCGATTTCAACGGCATCGATACTTTCAAGTACACCGTGCGCGATCAAGCCTCGCCGACATTCAACACCGACGTCGCTACGGTCAATATCACCATCAATGCGGTCAACGATGCTCCCACCATCAGTTTCTCGGGGACTTCGCCGCAAACTTTCAACGAGGACCAATCGCGCACCTTCAGCAGTGGCGGGGGCAATCAAATCACGGTCAACGATGTGGATGCGGCCGCACCTGCCCTCCTCACCTTGACTTTGAATGTTGGTGCAGGCAACGGTACGCTCACGCTCTTCGGCGTCACTGGCTTGACCAATGTCACTGGCAACAACAGCAGCACCATCTCCGCTCAAGGGACGTTGGCCGATTTGAACAACGCCATCAATGGCCTTACCTACACTCCGGTTCCTGGCGCATTCGGCTCCAAGACCCTTGCAGTTACGATTAATGACAACGGCAACACGGGTGGTGCTCCTCAATCGTCCACTCTGAACATCCCGTTGGTCATTACTCCCATCAACGACGCCCCGACTATCAACGTGGGCTTTGCCAGCCCGGTCGCCAATATCGAGGGAGACGCACTCCTCTTTTCGTCCGGCGCAGGCCGCCTGATTACGGTTGCCGATCAGGACTCGGGTAGTTCCCCCGTCGTCGTGACCCTGGCAGTGAATGCTGCCAACAGAATCAACGTCCCGGCTGCGACCGGCGTCACGATTGGCACCAACAACACCAGCACCGTCACCTTGACCGGCAACGTGGCCGATGTCAGTGCCGCCCTCAATGGTTTCACTTACACTTCGGTCGTCGGTTTTGGCGGTCAATCCGACACGCTGAACATCACGATCAATGACCAAGGGAACACCGGCGGCGGAGCCCTCACTGCCAACGCCAGTGTCACCATCAACGTCGCTCCAGCGGTTCGCCCATTCGCTGCGTCCGATAGCCTCACCGTGGAAGAAGACTCTGCTAGTGGAGCTCTCAACACAGTCGATGTACTCGCCAATGACCTCGTGAACCCAACACCTGTTGGAACGAAGGCCCGTCTCCTTTCGTTCGTTGGCACTACTCCGAACGGCGGCACGGTTACCCGTGATCTTGGCACACTCCCTGACGACACGGACGACAAACTCATCTATGTCCCCGCTCCGGACTTTTTCGGGGCGGACACGATCAGCTATACCTTGCGAGATACGAGCGGCGTTGGTGCCGATTCCATTGGCACGGTGAACGTCACCGTCCGCCCGATGAACGATGCCCCCACCGCCATCGACGACGCGCTTTCGAGCATTGCCGAAGATTCCGGCCCGCGCACCATTACCGCCATCACGCTGACCGGCAACGACTTGAAGGGTCCGAGCAACGAAGCAGGCCAGACGCTCACCATTACCAGCGTTAGCAATGTTGTTGGTGGCACCGCGAGTGTCGTGGCTGGAGATGTCGTCTTCACTCCGGCAGCCGATTTCAACGGGACTGCCAGTTTCGATTACACCATTCAAGACAACGGCCAAACCGCCGGTGCGAACGACTTCAAGTCCGACACCGGTTCGGCAACGTTCACCATTACCGAAGTGAACGATGCTCCGGTTGCTGTCAACGATCCGATCGCATCCATCGCTGAAGATTCGGGCACTCGGACGATTCCGTTCGCCTCCCTCCTCGGTAACGACACGAAGGGCGCAGCCAACGAGAGTGGACAGACGCTCAACATTACCAGTGTCACTTCGGGCACCGGTGGTACCGTTTCGATCAGCGGCACCAATGTCCTCTTCACCCCAACACAAGACTTCAACGGCGCAGCCAGCTTCACTTACACAGTGACCGACGATGGCACAACCAACGGAGTTGCTAATGCGAAGTCTGCCAATGGCACGGTGACGTTTAGCATCACCGCCGTCAACGATGCCCCCGATGCCGATGACGACACAGTGACCACCGGCGAAGGTCAACAAGTTGATATCGCGGTATTGCTCAACGATTCGGACGTCGATGCCTCGCCGACATTTATTAGCCAAGATAACCTGCTTACCTCCGGTACGACGATCTCGATCATCAGTGGTCCCAGCCACGGCACCGCGAGCGTCGTGAACGGCAAGATTCGTTACACGCCCGATGCGTTCTACAACGGTAGTGATGAAATCACCTACCAACTCAACGATAACGACTCGACGACTCCGGGCCCGTTGACGTCGACCATTGCCACAGTCTCCATCACGGTGCAGGAAAAGAACGACCCTCCGGTGGCCGTTGCCGACACCGCAACTACCAACGAGGACATTGCCGTCAGCATCGATGTCTTCAATAACGACAGCGATCCCGATACCGCGAATACCCTCTGGTCGTTTGTGCCGATGCAACAACCCACGCACGGTACGATCTCGTTCAACCCCACCACGCGGCGAGTCGTTTACACGCCCGAAGCAGACTACAACGGCCCCGATTCGTTTACCTATAAAATCAACGACAACTCGCCGTTCACTCCACCCAGCTTGGAATCGAATGAAGTTACTGTGTCGATCACCGTCGTGGAAGTGAATGACGCACCTGTGGCAGTCAATGACCCCACCGGGGTTCCCTTTACGGCCATCATCGATCGTCCCCGCGACTTCAACATCACCACTGACCTGCTGAGCAACGATTCGAAGGGTGCGGCCAACGAATCCGGTCAAACGCTCACGCTCGATTCGTTCCAGGCAACTACGGCTAACGGCACGGTTACTCGCAACGGCAACATTCTCACCTACACGCCGAACCCGGGTTACTCGGGGCTCGACAGCTTTTCCTACACCATCATCGATAACGGCACGACGAACGGCGTTAACGATTTCAAGACTTCGACCGCCACCGTCAATATCGATGTGAAGAATTTCATTCCGACCGATGTCGAAGGTTATGTGTATATCGACTACGACAACGATGGCGTGTTCGATGCCAACGAGAAGGCCCTCAGTGGCGCCCAAATAACGCTCGCTGGCACCAGCCTCGTCACCGGCCTGCCGATTGTGCCCATCACCCTGACAACAGGGATGGACGGACACTACTTCTTCAACGATGTGGAGCCGGGTAATTACACTCTGACCGAAGCGGCACCGATGGGGCTCCGCGATGGCAAGGAAACTGCTGGCCTGGCCGCTGCCGCCAATCCAGGCAACGCGAACGACGTGATCCAACTCACTCTCCCCCTCTTCGGCATCGCCGGGGGTGTATCGGTGAACTCGTTCGGCGAGGGAACCATCGACGCCAATCAACTGGAAGATAGTCAGGGCCTGATCGGCGAAATCCTGGCCTCGTCGACTCAGAACGGCTATGTCATCTCCACCGATCTTGCGGGCGACGCCTTCTGGTCGTGGGCTTTGAATGGTTGGAGCAATACACATTCGATCAAGGTCACCTTATCTGCGGATCTGTCGAGGGCCCTCTTGGAGTGCACCGACGGATTCGGCAATAGCTTCTCCACGACGATCTTCCAAGATCCCTTCAATATCGACAACCCGAACCGCAACAACCCAAACCACACGGCTGCCATGGCCCGCTTCCGCATCCTCGGCCGCGATGCCAGCGACAACTACATCATCCGGCTCGACGGCCGTGCCACTGATTTCTTCGGTGCCAGTGGTGCCTCGCTGGCCTCGGTCCCGGTGATGTCGGCCGGTGAAGCCACCAGCGCCGGCGAATACACCAACGGTGTCGACGCCGCGATGGCCGCCGGCAGTTGGGCCTAG